The following coding sequences lie in one Arabidopsis thaliana chromosome 3, partial sequence genomic window:
- a CDS encoding Putative endonuclease or glycosyl hydrolase, with translation MLLKLFQQSRFFKSISGLGNVASPSHGFVGTRASRPPAVFGTHYLRLLATDSSPPNDTIGPQYGDPVRLPGYPQPNLCTAKTEIWWDVDSCRLPDSVDPYRLVGNLRKSLNEKGYRGPITSINAFGNTNRIDETTMLALSATGVYTRHIPDGRKESAHKKILVDLLCFGMDNIQQPCNIMLISGNRDYSDSLHQLKSRLFNILLAQPEDFASTPLIHAASTVWIWSSLVLGGKHLSPTQVEDLLAHTKKRDE, from the exons ATGTTGCTCAAGCTATTTCAACAATCCAGGTTCTTCAAATCCATTAGCGGATTGGGAAACGTAGCGTCTCCATCTCATGGATTTGTTGGAACCAGAGCATCACGTC CTCCAGCTGTATTTGGTACTCACTATCTTCGTCttttag CTACGGATTCATCTCCTCCAAACGATACTATTGGGCCTCAATATGGTGATCCGGTCAGACTACCTGGTTACCCACAg cCTAATCTATGTACAGCCAAAACGGAAATTTGGTGGGACGTTGACAGCTGTAGACTTCCGGACAGCGTCGACCCCTACCGACTGGTGGGAAACCTCCGAAAATCGTTAAATGAAAAGGGTTACCGAGGACCCATCACATCGATTAACGCATTCGGTAACACTAACCGAATCGATGAGACTACCATGTTAGCGCTTAGTGCTACTGGAGTCTATACTCGCCACATCCCTGATG GTAGAAAAGAATCTGCGcataaaaaaattttggtCGATTTGCTGTGTTTTGGAATGGATAACATTCAACAGCCATGCAACATAATGCTCATATCCGGTAACCGCGACTACTCGGATTCATTACATCAACTGAAGTCGCGACTATTCAACATATTATTGGCACAACCCGAAGACTTTGCATCCACTCCCTTGATACATGCAGCTTCAACAGTTTGGATTTGGAGTTCATTGGTACTTGGGGGAAAACATCTCTCTCCTACCCAAGTAGAAGATTTGCTTGCCCATACcaagaaaagagatgaataA
- a CDS encoding Calcium-dependent lipid-binding (CaLB domain) family protein (Calcium-dependent lipid-binding (CaLB domain) family protein; CONTAINS InterPro DOMAIN/s: C2 membrane targeting protein (InterPro:IPR018029), C2 calcium/lipid-binding domain, CaLB (InterPro:IPR008973), C2 calcium-dependent membrane targeting (InterPro:IPR000008); BEST Arabidopsis thaliana protein match is: C2 calcium/lipid-binding endonuclease/exonuclease/phosphatase (TAIR:AT3G60950.1); Has 4067 Blast hits to 3968 proteins in 1320 species: Archae - 109; Bacteria - 2078; Metazoa - 577; Fungi - 310; Plants - 450; Viruses - 0; Other Eukaryotes - 543 (source: NCBI BLink).), whose amino-acid sequence MAGWSRMMTYRSIKRVSKAVDMKVLGSLSRDDFEENFVVKWLNKLLSKMWPYIAEAATMVVRYSVEPLLEDYRPPGITSLKFSKLTLVSRKVKSQWTLIFDGGVTALVASIPIQLKDLQVFTVARVIFQLADEIPRISAVVVALLAEPKPRIDYTLKAVRGSLTAIPGLSAMIDDTVDTIVIDMLQWPHRIVFPIGGIPVDLSDFELKPQRKLIYKTKAIENNLNPVWDQTFELIVEDKETQSLTVEVFDKDVGQDERLGLVKLPLSSLEAGVTKELELNLSKMWPYIAETIFRPNGAHRCHNYMKYPNIMKLGEAAILHYTYSKFSDLTARRDRCCCKPKEEDVKICFMLDFDRAISPRNKKFQQGLMSNATVKSVPFSINNSKGKELKIVGAAMGSDSDRDEIEAMTVQELKSHIEASLYSFRFSCCFVIVSVDIQILIKPLRVRYGTGLSGSDHDMEGRMVTAEFDSFYLISTYVPNSVDGLKGLVLLKLNAIEDWDRTLSNHIKV is encoded by the exons ATGGCTGGCTGGAGTCGTATGATGACTTACCGATCCATCAAGCGAGTCTCCAAG GCAGTTGATATGAAAGTTCTAGGCTCTCTTAGCAGAGacgattttgaagaaaattttgtg gTCAAATGGCTGAATAAACTACTGAGCAAGATGTGGCCTTATATTGCAGAG GCAGCAACCATGGTAGTAAGATATTCTGTTGAACCTCTTCTTGAAGATTACAGACCACCAGGAATTACTTCCCTCAAGTTCAGCAAATTGACCTTGG TTTCAAGGAAGGTCAAGTCACAATGGACGTTGATCTTCGATGGGGGTGTTACAGCACTTGTTGCCTCCATACCCATTCAG TTGAAGGATCTTCAAGTTTTCACAGTTGCACGTGTTATCTTTCAACTTGCGGATGAGATTCCTCGTATAtctgctgttgttgttgctctaCTGGCTGAG CCAAAACCAAGAATTGATTACACTCTGAAGGCTGTCCGTGGAAGCTTAACAGCAATTCCTGGACTATCTGCTATGATTGAT GACACTGTTGATACTATCGTTATAGACATGCTTCAGTGGCCTCATAGAATTGTTTTCCCCATTGGTGGTATACCTGTTGATTTAAG tGATTTTGAGCTTAAGCCACAGAGGAAGCTTATA TATAAAACAAAGGCAATCGAGAACAATCTGAATCCTGTCTGGGATCAAACATTCGAATTGATTGTAGAGGACAAAGAAACCCAGTCGCTCACTGTAGAG GTATTTGATAAAGACGTAGGCCAAGATGAGCGTCTTGGACTTGTGAAACTTCCCTTAAGTAGTTTGGAAGCCGGAGTTACAAAAGAACTGGAGCTAAATCTGAGCAAGATGTGGCCTTATATTGCAGAG ACCATCTTTCGGCCTAATGGTGCTCATCGCTGTCACAACTACATGAAGTACCCAAA CATCATGAAACTAGGCGAAGCTGCGATTCTTCACTACACTTACTCGAAATTTTCAGATCTTACTGCAAGACGTGATCGATGTTGCtgcaaaccaaaagaagaggATGTCAAGATATGTTTCATGCTAGACTTTGACAGAGCCATAAGCCC GAGGAACAAGAAGTTTCAACAAGGGCTTATGTCAAATGCTACAGTTAAATCTGTACCTTTCTCTATCAACAACAGCAAGGGAAAGGAACTCAAGATAGTAGGAGCAGCTATG GGAAGTGATAGTGATAGAGATGAAATTGAGGCAATGACGGTTCAAGAACTTAAGAGTCACATTGAGGCAAGTCTATACTCTTTTCGTTTCTCTTGctgctttgttattgtttctgtGGACATCCAGATTCTT ATAAAACCACTCAGAGTTAGATATGGTACTGGTCTATCTGGATCAGATCATGACATGGAAGGGCGTATGGTAACTGCTGAATTCGACTCCTTCTACTTGATAAGTACTTATGTCCCTAATTCTGTAGATGGCTTAAAAGGACTGGTACTCCTCAAATTAAATGC GATCGAAGATTGGGATCGAACCCTTAGCAATCACATCAAAGTATGA